The stretch of DNA TCACCAAGGCTGTCGATCTGACTACGCTGAGTTCCGTTTCCTCAGACAGCTCGGTAGAACGCGTATATCAGGTCAGCTCACACCgacagtctctctctcccccgaGCGAAGCATTTACAGATAGAGACAGAAATCTACACGTATCAACATGTTCACGCATCAGCCTCTTCAAACAGTGTGCACACCAGTCGCGTCTGCCATGATCGTGAACAACTAGATTTCTCTGGAGACTGCCTGGGCGAAAGTTGAAGCATACTGAAGGATCTTCAAATCAGTGAACCTGGGGCTGAAGGGACAGTCTCCGCTGACAAGAAATGTATATTCCATGATGCAAATGCATGCCGAAACGTGAGCGTGGTACGCATGTGGAGAGGCCCCGTCTACAAACACGCAACGCGCTTCTTTGCTGGGAGAAGGGGACCTGCCAAGCGATGCCTCAACAAGTCGTTCTCGACTGGAATCGAACGGGCCTTATGTGCTTCGTGGGCAGAACCCTTGTTCGCTGGTGCAGGCTTTTGTGAGGGGCAAACTGCGAAGTCGCTGTCAGCTGACACGTGTCTGCTGGAGTGCTTGTCGGGCGCCGTCGGGATTCACGCTCGTCAATCGGTTGACTCCTCAACAGGCTCGGAATCTCGGGGGGGACTTGACATCCCAGTTCTGCGTTAGCTGCGACAACCCCACGTTGAATGGCGTGTCAAGgacggcagaagaagagcagcTGCGGAAAGCCGATCCAGATGAAACGAGCTTCGACGTCTTTCCAGTTGCAGGAGCGACGCTTGCTGCCGCTGCGCAAGTCGCCAAATCAATCTTTCACTTCACACAGACGCTGTTCAGAGTGTGGTTGGAAACCTTAGTCGTCGACTTGGTAAAAGGACCTTCCAGCACGTGGTATTTCATCCAGGTACGCTCAACACCAGCGACTTGGGTAACAGACCCCGCACGTCGTCCTGAGACGACATCTACCAGAATAGAACGCACAAAGGGCCTGCCGACCAAGTCCGCGAGTGGAAGCACCTACGAGGAGATAGCAGATCACTTTAAAAATGCCTCGGAACAAAGCGGGCGTCCACGCCAAAGCATCCCTGGAAGGCCCGCCGCGGGGGACGTTTGAGTCAGCGATGGAAAAGAAACATTGCtgcaggggggggggggggggaagatTCGGCGAAAAATCCCTCAACCCTCAACCGACACAGGGAGACGGCTTGGCTTGGTAATGCACCGGTTGCGATtggtctccgcttcttccggtTTTTCTGCGAAACAATGGTGTAGGTGAAATCGTTTACCGTTCGACAAGCATCACCAACGATGCCAATcacgttctcttcttcggcggcTGAACCCccagacgagagcgaagacgacatcggcgagcgccgcagaaagaagagctgCGAAAACATCAGCCGTTTGGCAATTCCGGCCATGTGTCAGATGTGTGGGTTAAAGCATCGCAAGCAAGATCTCAGCAAGACCGTGAATTTGCGAATGATGCTCGAGACCCAACACCACATGAGGAAACGCGGGGTTGAcattcttttcttccctctctccggaAGACTTCAGCTGTCTTACAACTATCCAGTATGTTCTCTATGCTATTCACTATACTTGGCCGAGCGGGAGCTGATCAAGGCCGAGCTCGACCTTGCGCAAGCTCTGCGCCAACCGATGCCTTCCAGAGAGCCGACTTTCTTCAGTTTCACTGGCGTCTTGGACGCGATTCAGGTGAGCGAGGCCAGTTGCTATTCTCCGCCGTTCGGGCAGGATTTTACACATTTCCCCGGTGCGCCACGCGGCCGCAGGACTCCACAAGAACTTTTGCCCCTGAATCGATATAGACATCGCTTTTCCCGCATCCATTGCGGCTCTGACTTGTTCCACCTCGGCCCGCGTGTCCCCACCGGACACGGTACGTTCCTCTGCCAGGgatccagagagagacagctgggTTGGGTTCGCTGACGCCTGAAAAATTCGTGACGCAAGCGTTCACGTGCCACAGCAACACACGAAGAAATCGGGCACAAAATGTGGGAAACAACCCAGGAAAGTAAAGGCCGTTTCTCGACGGTCAGACCAAAAGAAAGACGCTTGGAGTGTTTCATTCCGCTAGTGTTTCCTTACTTCCACTATCCGACTTTAACTACATCGTGCGACAGAAACAGGTTAAGTGCCGGCAGAGGGTGACGGGGTTTTCTGAACTACCACACGCCGAGACATCCAGTCCTTCCACTAGGCGCGACGTCTCCTCCGCGGAGCTCCTGAGTGCATTTGCCTGCGATAGAGCGTTTTGCGGTTCTGAGAGTCATCGTAATCTTCCTCGGCATACTGGTCCTAGCGATCAGTCTCTTTCACACAGAAAACTCCCACACGGGGCGGGCGGCCCCCGCAAAAAAAACTCTGGCTAATTGTCACCGTTTCGAAAACAGCCACACACTGAGGACACTTCACATTGGAGCATCGACGTGTGCGAACGCCCGTCCCTCGGTGAGAACGGATGATGTCGCTGCGTCGTCTGTGCACAAGCACTTTTCTCCGTCAAGATGGATGATGTTGTGTCCTATCGCCCTCTTCGCAGAGCAGCACGCAACCAGATGATCCTTATCTGATTGACCTTCTGCGTTCCTTCAACAACGCACCTCCTCGACAAACAGCATCTTTCGCGGAACAAGGCAAAGGAGACAACGAACACAGCAGCATTAACCTGCAGATCGATCGGGCGAAGGAACGTGATCCGCTGCTTGCCTTTGTCCATACGGACGAAGATCCCCGAAGATCAGTTGCGATTCCAACCGTGCAAGGGAGTTCCAAGCCAAGGAACTCGGTCGCGTTCTCGGTCCCCTCGACCTCGTCCCTCCCACCGAGCACGTCGTCTCTCACCGCTGCTCACCTCTCCCGTCCCGCGCCCGGCGGTTCGCCGTCTTACCCTGTTTCTCCTCACCACCCTTCCGCTGCTTCGCACGCCTCGGCGGCAACTGCCGGGCTCTCGGCAGGCCCGACAGCCCCCAGGGCGTCTTCCAAAAGCCGGAATCCTCCCCGACATCGCATCTTGACtggcagcggcgccgccgtTGCGCCTCCCAAGCAGACACTCCGGGGAGGCGAGGCTGTGATGGGAGGTTCCCTGACGAAGGAAGACCGTTGCCGTCAGTTGCCTCCGAAACTGTATCAGTGGCGCATGATGCTCTTTGTCCATTCGCTGCAAGATCTGCCAGGTCACCTCTTGCTCccagaggacgagaagccTGTTTCCGACGATGAGCGTCAGGAAGTCGACTCGGCCAGCTCACAGAATCCCTGTGGTCCCCAGATAGCGATTGAACTGAAGCTTTTCGGGTCCACCATGATGGTGCCACTGGCTACGCCGGAACTGCCAGGCAGCACGCTTGCCAGCGGTTCACCAAGTCGTGGGCTGGGATCCACCTCCTCTCACCATTCTGCGGAAACGGGGAACGCCTCTGAAGGGGACTCGACAGCGGATTCTCTGGGAGACGGACCTTTGGGCGTCGCCCCCCACTACGTGCCAATCAAGCGCATCATCGTTTTGTACCTCTTTTCCGTATCTCCCACCCTGCACAAAGTCTTCGAGGAAGAATCGATCGagttccgccttctcgcgtctgcaCTTCCACGAACATCCACAGATCGTGGGAGCGAAAGCTCGTGTCCTTCTGGACCTGCTTCCTCCCCGAGTCAATCGTACCCTTCATCCTCGGTCTCCACTTCCCAGTCGCGCACCAGGCGCAGTCCAGTTGTTTCCGTTTGTCCTGCTTGTTCCCGCCCCTGTTGGGTACCCTACCACTCGCCGCCGATGGTCCGGCGCACCGATTTCGGCCCGACGGCGCGTCTTACCGCTGCCGAGATCACGGGGCAACGGCCTTACTCGGCAACAGCCCGAGCGCCCGCGTCAGTctgcgctgcatgcaagtCCCAGCCCTGTTTCGACGTGTCGAGATCCTTCCCGTGGGGCCGCCGGCCGCAAACGGCGAGCTCAGCCCCGGGATTAGACAGACCCCAGAGCTGCAGCCGCTTACCGGGGCCGTCGGAGAAACGCAGATCAGGCATATACCGCCCCAGCAGCACTACAGCGCTCAGCAGAACGTCGGCGACTGCGGCGGGGCAAGCTGGGAGCGTTGCACTCCATGAAGTCGCAAGTGGTAGCTGCAGCCTGCAGCGACTGATTGGCATGAAGCACTCGAAACAGCAGACCTACGTGTTGCTGTTTGCGACGCGGGGCAAGGGCCAGGTCCGGCTGCGTCTTGTCCTCGGTCTTCACCAGGACATGCAAGTACCATCGCAgtacgtgtgtgtgcggcCCTACGCGGATGCGTTTCTGTCAGCTCGACCCTACAGCAGCCCGTGCCCAGTTCCGGCGGACTGGATCGACTGCTTTGCCGGAAGCGGCGGCGGGTTCCGTTCGTCAATGCCAGTTAAACAAGACCCAGGAGGCGCGAGCAGCGCGGGCGCTCTCCAGAAGCAGGTGCGGCTGCGAGGCAAATCTGAGAGGCCTCCGCCAGGCGCTGCGTCCCGTCAAACGGCGTCGTCAGGTAGTCCAGGACTCGCGAGCGCCAGGGTTACGGCCCTTCCGTCGGCAGCTTGGAACAAGGGAGCCCGAGGGCTGGGGACCGAGAGGGGGGGGACTGCCTTCGGCAGGCCGCTGAGCGCGGAAGCGTCGATTTCTGCAGCGAAAAAACCTCTTTTCGGGCTTCGATTCAGCACGTCACAAGACTCCGGGCGGCCCCCAGTTGTCGCCCCGCGGCCACACAAGGGGGGCCGGCGGCtccagatggagagaaacgcagcaGCTGTACGAGGCGTCTCACCAATGTTCATGCTGGACCTCGAACGCTgaggcgttttcttccacaCACGCTCCACAGTGGACTGCGCGCTGTGGACCAAACTGGGAACTGTAACGCGTCACTTCAGCGATAATAGCATGGAAAAACGTCTGATTTTGATCAAACACGCCGCGCATTAGACGTGGTTATTCCTCTAGCCTTACACCGGAGGACCGCCAAGCACTACCGCACATTACTCTGCTCGTGAGCTGGACCAACTGAAGAACGGGGGAGAAAACACCCGTGTGTTTTCAAGATCACCCAGCCAGGATTCTAGACCACTCACGCACAGAGAGTTTCCGGGTTCGAGAAAACGGCATCCCTCCACAAAATTGGTCGCAAGGTTCTCCGTGTCCAGAGGATGCTCCTGACCGTTGCCTTtcggatatatatatatatatatatatacatacatatacatatatacatatctttGCGCACTGTGGATTCACTAGCTTGGTGGAAAGAGCTCCTCGACCGCCAGTTTAATTGAGTGGATCTATGCAAAATCGTAGCGCGCGCACCACACAGGGGCACTCGTAGACGAGATGTGCAAAGGCTGTGTCAGCTGGCCCCTTCGTTGTGAGCCGTGCTGGCGATAAGTGTGACTGTCTCCGAAACAGAGCGCCGTCTGCTTAGACCATTTTCGCCTGTCACTTTGAATAGTCGGCAACATTCTTTCAGGGGTAGCGGTATTGTGTGTCGAGCATCCACAACCATTGCTGACCTGTGCGCTGCTTCACTTCCCGTTTCCACTCGTGTAAATTATACGTACGAGGCGATTGCGATATGCATGCGTACGGCTGCGACAGTGTCCCGAGATCCGGCGGCTCTTTTACCCTGTTCACGTGCACGTCACGCGGTCGATTTCAGCAGCCTAGCGTAACGGCGTACCGAACGAACGACGCACAACCCGCCCCTCGCCTTTGAGAAAGACGGTGGATTGCAACGAACTGCTTATGTTTGCGCGTTTATGCTGACAAGATGACACACGCTGGCGTAGCGCCTAGAAATTCGCAGTGCTATCTTGTGCACCCGTAAGCAGCCACGTGTGTTTGTTTGTATACGAAAAAACGCACGCCCCGAATCCCGATTGTTTCGCGCGCACTTTTGGCTCCACCGTCCCCTCGCTCAGCTGACCCCCACTGGAGGTCCACGGCACCTGCACGAGAATCGGACATCTGCTCCGTTCCAACTCGGAAAAAAGAGTTTTTTCACTTCGGCGCGGGCTGGGCGCCGCTCTGCTGGAGCTGTTGCTGAAGCAAGAGCTGCTGTTGGAAGTATTTCTGCTGAATCATGTTTTGTGCAGCTTCAGATTGGCGTTGCTTCTCGGGTAGAAtcttctccaccttcgcCACTTGCTCGTTCACCATGCTGACGTTCCTGAGAGTTCACCAACCGTTGGAACAAGATGCAGGGGTTTCGTGACACATCCTTTCACTCAGCACCGGTGAAACACGACCaacctctcttttttttgctGTGCGTACACCCAGCTGTCTACGCGCACGGCCCCTCGTCTGCCCGAAAAACCTTCCGTCCGAAACGAACCTCGCTCATGCTGGGCAGGAGTCCAGAGCAAAGGAAGACGTGCGTGTTTTCCACTTCAATCACCGCTGCTCCACGACGATGAACAGACCGCCGCCCCCCCCGACGTTTCCCCagacacacgagaaagaGCCACGCGTCGGATCTGCCGCTGCATTGTCTCCCGTTCTGCAATCTGGACGAACGACGACTTCTACTCTATCGACTCCGCACGCGCGCCTTCCACGTCCGCTCGgccgagacgaggaagggagcaCCCAAACAATCACAGACCCGCACAAATCGCCACAGGCCTCAACACTCACTTGTCGAGACCCTTCTTGGCATCCTCGCAGTTTTTCTCGATCAGAAAACCTGTTCCAACGTCCACGAGGAGCTTCTTGCGTGTCACGAGCCGACCCTGGCAGCCCCAAAACGcacaaagggagagagacgggtgACGTGAGATTTgaggaaagacagcggcCCCCCCTTCCGCTTCGGAAGTCGCCTTCCAAGTGGCGAAGCTGGGAGAACATACGCAACGCGCCGGCTCCGGCTTTTCGGGTTCCGGCTTCCGATTTCCCGCAGCGGATCTGATGCGGAGAAGACCCGCACGAAAGAGTCTTCACATTCTGCGTGTTCGCATTCCGCCTGGGGCTGCGCGtccacggagagagagcacagagaAGGGGCTCTTGAGGCAGTGCAGAAGAGATGGCGCTtcaaaaagaaaagggacaaGATACACCACACGGTGTTTAGGCACATCGCCGGGATTGGGAGAGGGCCGTTAGACCCCACCAGAAGCACAAGGAATTGCCGTGGCTCCCTTGAGCCGCTCTTCGAGGCGACCAGGTTCGTCTTACCTTCACGTAGACGGAGCTCGTGAGTGGCACGAGAACTTCTGCctggtcttcttcgtctgtcgcaTCTCCAGGACTCGCGAACTTGTTCAAGGCCTCTCTTGCCTCCTGCAGGCGCCCGCTGGCCATGCGCAGAGTGCGCAGATGAGCAGACAAGTTTTGCACTTCCTGTGGCCGATTCAAACACCCAGAGCGCAGCACCTCCAAACCACAAATGAGACGAAAATCAAAGGCCTTTCCCGAAACGGCACACGTCCGCACTCTGTTCGCGCCCCCAGAAAAAACTGCGAGTATCCGTCTCTCCTGATCTATCCTCATCAAGCCATAAACAAAAGTggcttcctccctctctaGAGATATATGGGCGCAACAGGGTGAAGTTAACTGTGGAACCTAGAAAACGTTTTGCGTTTCGAGCAAGTCCAAGCCTGTGAAAACATCCGGAAAAGTGAAGAGTCCCTGGGCACTTGTGTGACGAAAACAAGGGAGCCGGAAGCGCCCGGCTGCCTTGCGCACACGCGACGGGAGTGGGGCTTCCCGTCAGTTCGCGGTTGAACCAaacgccttcctcgttctccttcccctcctcgCTGGACTCTGGTTTGTTTCGCATGCACGTTGCGCTCTTTGTTTTCCGCGGAGGTCGCTCTCACCGCGTCAAGTTGCTCCTTCACCCCCACGAGTTGCTGGAGGCTGAGGGCGCCCAGACTGGCAGGGGTGCGCGAGGCATGGCTCGACGCGATGCCTGCATCAATGGCAGCCATGTCGACTTGTCCAGAAAATTCGAAATTGCGGGTTGTGCACAGACAGAAACGGCGAagcagcagaagagaagcgacagagaggcgccgagttGTGTATAGCGAATGGCgctgcagaggagagagaaacaaatcTCGCTTTAAGAGCCTGTTTCGATGGCGGTaagagacgccgcgcagTAGGCTGTCGCGAAAAATAGAGCGACAAACGACGCGGTGTCCACACAACAGAGACGTTCCTTGCTTCAGCTTACAGCAGCCTGAGAAATGCGCTGCTCTGAAGGGAATGGCGAGAATAACACGTCAAAGCCGAAGAGAGGATGCAGAGGAGTGGCGAGTtgccagagaagaaggactaCTGTGAAGAGAGGAGTCTGCGCACGTGgatccttcctcgccgctgtccTTCGATACAGCTCAGAGGGAGGACAACACGAAAGtcggaaaacgcgcgaagcACGGGAATGCGTGGAAGGAAGTGGTATCTTCTGGAACAAGGCCCCGAAAGCAGCCCGATGTATTTGCTTCAGAatcgcttttcccttccggGGATATTTATGGTCGGAGGGTCAGACAGAGGAACACAGACGACGAGCAATGAAAACCACACTCAGAGCCGGAAGGCAGGAACAGAATGAGGGGATGTGCAGCAGACCACCACCGCAGTGTCTTTGGGCATGCAGTTCGCCGTCCTACCAATGcaaaagagcgacagacacAGTGTgtgcttcgccctcgcttcACCAGGCTTTGAAACAGTGCGGCGCCGACACCACAGCAGCGCCCTCGAAGTccccagaga from Neospora caninum Liverpool complete genome, chromosome XI encodes:
- a CDS encoding putative prefoldin subunit 5; amino-acid sequence: MAAIDAGIASSHASRTPASLGALSLQQLVGVKEQLDAEVQNLSAHLRTLRMASGRLQEAREALNKFASPGDATDEEDQAEVLVPLTSSVYVKGRLVTRKKLLVDVGTGFLIEKNCEDAKKGLDKNVSMVNEQVAKVEKILPEKQRQSEAAQNMIQQKYFQQQLLLQQQLQQSGAQPAPK